The genomic interval TAACCCCCTGAACCGATGTAGGGTAGTTGGCTGCGATGAGTGAAGCCAACTCGCGCGCCTTATCCATGAGCTTGCTGGCGGGGACCAGGTGGTTCAGCAGCCCCAGTTGCCGCGCTTCCTCGGCCTCGACAACTCGACCGCTGTAGAGAAGCTCCTTGGCCTTAGGCCAGCCGATCATGTGCTGCAAAGTCCAGGTGCCGTTAAGCTGTCCATATGCAACTGCCAGGAACCGGAACTTGGAGCGCTCGCAGCCCACCAGGAAGTCCAGCG from SAR202 cluster bacterium carries:
- a CDS encoding enoyl-CoA hydratase/isomerase family protein; this translates as YTDAQKEEAQPTRYNAQWKIATCKKPIIGAINGLCYGGGTILATSLDFLVGCERSKFRFLAVAYGQLNGTWTLQHMIGWPKAKELLYSGRVVEAEEARQLGLLNHLVPASKLMDKARELASLIAANYPTSVQGVKALIIDGLGRSWRQQWDAEFDARHGQYKGLPVEEGFKEFIQRKGR